The Desulfobacterales bacterium genome includes a region encoding these proteins:
- a CDS encoding glycoside hydrolase family 3 protein — protein sequence MNLDTSILSDEQLAGQRLILGFDGTTLNDDLMFVIDELKAGGVILFSRNIKNPQQVKDLCFSMQEFAKKCGQPALFISIDQEGGQVARLKKPFTEFQGNPYITTTDDALVFAETTASELKSIGVNMDMAPVLDIVPESINTSGIMFKRTFSHDINITSQLGCIIIDKLQEHGIMAVGKHFPGIGRTILDSHVYLPYLDIDSETLFSSDLVPFQASINHNVAGIMLSHILYTQIDDKFPASLSKIIAYNILREKMGFKGIVMTDDLDMGALKGFDIKTVLGCIIEADIDIALICHKNPNREIAFKAFKESFKNEKLRQKSLDAISRIFELKKAYLYINT from the coding sequence ATGAACTTAGATACTTCAATATTATCGGATGAACAATTAGCCGGGCAAAGACTTATTTTAGGATTTGATGGAACAACTTTAAATGATGATTTAATGTTTGTAATAGATGAACTTAAGGCTGGAGGCGTTATACTTTTTTCAAGAAATATTAAAAATCCTCAACAAGTTAAGGATTTATGTTTTTCTATGCAAGAATTTGCTAAAAAATGCGGGCAACCTGCTTTGTTTATTTCTATTGATCAAGAAGGTGGTCAAGTAGCAAGATTAAAAAAACCGTTCACTGAATTTCAAGGTAATCCTTACATAACAACTACAGATGATGCTTTAGTATTTGCTGAAACTACAGCTTCTGAATTAAAATCCATTGGAGTCAATATGGACATGGCTCCAGTACTTGATATCGTTCCAGAATCTATAAATACAAGCGGAATAATGTTTAAGCGAACATTTAGCCATGACATAAATATTACCTCACAATTGGGATGCATTATAATTGACAAGCTTCAAGAGCATGGGATAATGGCTGTAGGAAAACATTTTCCGGGCATAGGAAGGACTATACTCGATTCCCATGTTTATTTACCTTATTTAGACATTGATAGTGAAACTCTTTTTTCATCTGATCTTGTTCCATTTCAGGCTTCTATTAATCATAATGTTGCAGGCATAATGCTTTCCCATATTCTTTACACACAAATTGATGATAAATTTCCAGCGAGTCTTTCTAAAATAATTGCCTACAATATTTTACGTGAAAAAATGGGTTTTAAAGGAATTGTTATGACTGATGACCTTGATATGGGCGCTTTAAAAGGTTTTGATATAAAAACAGTTCTTGGCTGCATAATTGAAGCAGATATTGACATAGCCCTTATATGCCATAAAAACCCAAATAGAGAAATAGCATTTAAAGCATTTAAAGAAAGTTTCAAAAACGAAAAACTTCGACAAAAAAGTTTAGATGCTATTTCCAGAATATTTGAGCTTAAAAAGGCGTATTTATACATAAATACTTAA
- the pstA gene encoding phosphate ABC transporter permease PstA: protein MSNNIIPNNPFYEKKRKIIQGFLFFLFRAAAFINGLVLAIIVFFMLKNGWKAINWTFLTQPPMDSMTKGGILPCIIGTLCLSLGAMFFAFPIGVASAIYLNEYAKPSKVIRLIRLGINNLAGVPSVVFGLFGLAFFVTYLKIGVSILSGALTLGAMSLPIIIGSTEEALKSVPNTYREASLGLGATKWQTIYKVVLPAALPGILTGAILGVSRVAGETAPIMFTAAVFYTPDLPSSIFDEIMALPYHIYVLATAGTEIEKTRHLQYGTALVLIALVLGMNLVAIIYRARLRKQRQL from the coding sequence ATGAGCAACAACATAATACCTAATAACCCTTTTTACGAAAAAAAACGTAAAATAATTCAGGGTTTTTTATTTTTTCTCTTTAGAGCTGCAGCTTTTATTAATGGGTTAGTTTTAGCAATAATAGTTTTTTTTATGTTAAAAAATGGATGGAAAGCCATAAATTGGACATTTTTAACACAACCTCCAATGGATTCTATGACAAAAGGCGGCATACTTCCTTGTATAATCGGAACATTATGTCTGAGCTTAGGAGCAATGTTTTTTGCATTTCCAATAGGAGTTGCATCTGCGATTTATTTAAATGAATATGCAAAACCCAGCAAAGTTATTCGACTTATACGCCTTGGGATTAATAATTTAGCTGGCGTTCCGTCTGTTGTTTTTGGATTATTTGGTTTGGCGTTCTTTGTTACATATTTAAAGATTGGTGTCAGCATTTTATCTGGAGCGCTCACACTTGGAGCTATGTCTCTTCCTATTATAATCGGTTCTACAGAAGAAGCTTTGAAATCAGTTCCAAATACCTATAGAGAAGCATCATTAGGGCTTGGCGCAACAAAATGGCAGACAATTTATAAAGTTGTTCTTCCTGCGGCGCTTCCGGGTATACTTACGGGAGCAATACTTGGCGTAAGCAGAGTTGCGGGTGAGACAGCTCCGATAATGTTTACTGCTGCTGTTTTTTATACCCCTGATCTTCCTTCATCAATCTTTGATGAAATAATGGCTCTACCGTATCATATCTATGTTTTAGCTACAGCAGGCACAGAAATTGAAAAAACTCGTCACCTTCAATATGGAACAGCGCTTGTTTTAATAGCCTTAGTATTAGGCATGAACCTTGTCGCTATAATTTATAGAGCCCGATTAAGAAAACAAAGGCAATTATAA
- a CDS encoding radical SAM protein → MIENQNINYKTVSNENLRVLKIQRTCVHDGPGIRTVIFFAGCKLRCLWCQNPESISFQSDITHNPNYSVDGIMQIIMKDKEYYLSSKGGVTLSGGEPLWQHTDSLVSLLKLLKNENIHVSVETACHVPWENIEKIAPYIDLFLVDLKIVGDDNLHMKYTKQDSKLIHNNIKKLIDLNANIQFRMVIVPEYNDTDSNIKAATDFLKSINYNSIELLKYHNMYEVKAKHLGLLQQSLNITNDQSVAAVKRAVELFKSFNIDADCVELSFSKSKPASFTKRVYDIQNEIRESDCHLCLETATLKTKFYKKNGFNKPTHIHRAERLAYLLKNKTIAIYPNELIVGNFTSKRVGSNVWEEYFGIALVSIIHQIDRQTPVSFKCSFKDKLNFYTNIFPFWAKHSLASSVNSSVSDWLLALARLSEMKVGFNNNMAAIAHFIVNHSRILELGTSGIINEIRAKKDENPNEKNDFYNGAIIALKGLEAFAERYADNLLILSKKEKDSNRREELEIMSNICRHVPKYPARTFHEALQSILFLQIALCTESYENAISFGRLDQILYTYFKRDKEGGLITYEKAKELLACFILKIDEVVLVNDGDTYLRIGRLFESLSTVQTVTFGGLDKDGHDGTNDVTYMLLDVCELQPLGVNMAARIHNESPNAYLERIAEVYINGSPMPALFNDGIYVETLRKHYPTSLQNARNYSIVGCVEPVASNDHFANTDCANMNVVLPFLQALKGEKSDLWNYGLSDQSNKIFTKLFNYTFNEGNKFNKRITPLLNNVQKILKRKARSSSYDPPANMDELIERYQLRMNQLASSVLEDHYKIENSLRQKFTTPLASSLFEGCIKSGKDIYEGGASFNSSGIQAVGVTDVADSLFAIDEVVYNKKLYKIDEVIQAIDSNFEGEYNQQIRTELQNVPKFGNDASTETQSWVNKVLQIYVNALNSVKLCPRNGIYTAGYYALNVNIIYGSNTPALPSGRLSGVPLAHSIAPHYGMQMVDLVSALNSVAAVDFIKYAPNGTTITFTVDSALFQGEYGVTNLAGLISAYFKKGGMQFQPNVISKEILLDAYKNPDKHKYLLVRIAGYCAYFNDLSDELKIAIINRTCYC, encoded by the coding sequence ATGATAGAAAACCAAAATATTAATTATAAAACCGTGTCCAATGAAAATTTAAGAGTTTTAAAAATACAACGAACCTGCGTACATGATGGCCCTGGTATTCGTACTGTAATTTTTTTTGCAGGATGCAAATTGAGATGCTTATGGTGTCAAAACCCAGAATCAATATCCTTTCAATCGGATATAACCCATAATCCCAATTATTCCGTTGACGGAATAATGCAAATTATCATGAAAGATAAAGAATATTACTTGTCAAGCAAGGGTGGCGTAACATTGAGCGGTGGCGAACCCCTATGGCAGCATACGGATAGTTTGGTAAGTTTATTGAAATTGTTAAAAAATGAAAATATACACGTTTCTGTTGAAACCGCTTGTCATGTGCCTTGGGAAAATATTGAAAAAATCGCACCGTATATAGATTTATTTCTCGTTGATTTAAAGATTGTTGGTGATGATAACCTCCACATGAAATACACAAAACAAGATAGCAAATTAATCCATAATAATATTAAAAAACTTATTGATTTAAATGCCAATATTCAATTTCGAATGGTTATTGTGCCTGAATATAATGATACGGACAGCAACATAAAGGCTGCTACAGATTTTTTAAAATCTATTAATTATAATTCAATTGAATTGTTGAAATATCATAACATGTACGAAGTAAAGGCTAAGCATTTGGGATTATTGCAACAATCATTAAATATTACGAATGATCAAAGCGTTGCGGCCGTTAAACGTGCAGTCGAATTATTCAAATCCTTTAACATTGATGCTGATTGTGTTGAGCTAAGTTTTTCAAAAAGCAAACCAGCATCCTTTACAAAACGCGTGTATGATATTCAAAATGAGATTAGAGAAAGCGATTGTCACCTTTGTTTAGAAACAGCCACTCTTAAAACAAAATTTTATAAGAAAAATGGTTTTAATAAACCAACCCACATCCATAGAGCAGAACGTCTGGCTTATTTACTAAAAAATAAAACAATTGCGATTTATCCTAATGAATTAATAGTTGGTAATTTTACCTCTAAAAGAGTTGGAAGTAATGTATGGGAAGAATACTTTGGCATCGCCCTTGTTTCAATTATCCATCAAATCGATCGTCAAACACCAGTTTCATTTAAATGTTCTTTTAAGGATAAACTTAATTTTTATACTAACATATTTCCTTTTTGGGCAAAACATAGCCTTGCAAGTAGCGTCAATTCATCAGTATCAGATTGGTTGTTAGCGTTAGCTCGTTTATCTGAAATGAAAGTTGGATTTAACAATAATATGGCTGCAATAGCCCATTTTATTGTTAACCACAGCCGTATTCTTGAACTTGGAACTAGTGGCATTATCAATGAAATTAGAGCAAAAAAGGATGAAAATCCTAATGAAAAAAATGATTTTTATAATGGAGCTATTATAGCACTCAAGGGATTAGAAGCGTTCGCAGAACGATATGCAGACAACTTATTAATATTGAGCAAGAAGGAAAAGGATTCAAATCGTCGTGAAGAATTAGAAATAATGAGCAATATATGTCGGCATGTCCCTAAATATCCGGCTCGTACATTTCATGAAGCATTACAAAGCATATTATTTTTACAAATCGCACTTTGTACTGAGTCTTATGAAAATGCAATCTCTTTTGGACGGCTTGATCAAATATTATATACTTACTTTAAAAGGGATAAAGAAGGAGGCTTAATTACCTACGAAAAAGCGAAAGAATTATTAGCTTGCTTTATTCTTAAAATCGACGAAGTTGTTTTAGTAAATGATGGAGATACATATTTAAGAATTGGAAGACTTTTCGAAAGCCTTTCAACTGTCCAAACTGTAACCTTCGGAGGTCTTGATAAAGATGGACATGATGGCACTAATGACGTGACCTATATGCTATTAGATGTTTGCGAACTACAACCCCTCGGCGTAAATATGGCTGCGAGAATTCATAATGAAAGTCCCAACGCATATTTGGAAAGAATCGCGGAAGTCTATATTAATGGATCCCCCATGCCAGCTTTGTTTAATGATGGGATTTATGTTGAAACTTTAAGAAAGCATTATCCTACCTCTCTACAAAATGCGAGAAATTACTCAATAGTAGGATGTGTTGAGCCTGTTGCTTCAAATGATCATTTTGCTAATACGGATTGTGCTAATATGAACGTAGTCTTACCTTTTTTACAGGCTTTGAAAGGTGAAAAATCCGATTTATGGAATTATGGCTTATCTGATCAATCGAATAAAATCTTTACAAAATTGTTCAACTATACATTCAATGAGGGCAATAAATTTAATAAACGTATTACTCCGTTATTAAACAACGTCCAAAAAATATTAAAAAGAAAAGCTCGTTCATCTTCTTATGATCCACCTGCGAACATGGATGAATTGATTGAACGTTATCAACTCCGTATGAATCAATTGGCTTCTTCTGTATTGGAGGATCATTATAAAATTGAAAATTCACTTCGTCAAAAATTTACAACGCCTCTTGCTTCTTCTTTATTTGAGGGGTGTATTAAAAGTGGAAAAGATATATATGAAGGTGGTGCAAGTTTTAATAGCAGTGGTATTCAAGCGGTTGGTGTAACGGATGTTGCAGATTCTTTATTTGCTATTGATGAAGTTGTTTATAATAAAAAATTGTACAAAATTGATGAGGTCATTCAAGCAATTGATAGCAATTTTGAAGGAGAATATAATCAACAAATTAGAACAGAATTACAAAATGTGCCTAAATTTGGAAATGATGCTTCAACTGAAACCCAATCTTGGGTAAATAAAGTACTACAGATCTATGTGAATGCTTTGAATTCTGTAAAACTTTGTCCTCGCAACGGCATATATACGGCTGGATATTATGCTTTAAATGTAAATATCATTTACGGATCCAATACACCTGCATTGCCTTCAGGTAGATTAAGCGGAGTTCCTCTTGCTCATAGTATTGCGCCACATTATGGAATGCAAATGGTGGATTTAGTATCAGCGCTGAATTCTGTTGCTGCTGTTGATTTTATAAAATATGCTCCGAATGGAACAACTATTACATTCACTGTTGATTCAGCATTATTTCAAGGCGAATATGGAGTTACAAACTTAGCGGGTTTAATTAGCGCTTATTTTAAAAAAGGTGGTATGCAATTTCAACCTAACGTTATAAGTAAAGAAATTTTATTAGATGCATACAAAAATCCTGATAAACACAAATATCTTTTAGTTCGTATAGCTGGTTACTGTGCTTACTTTAATGATCTTTCCGATGAATTAAAAATAGCAATTATTAATAGAACTTGTTACTGTTAA
- a CDS encoding transporter substrate-binding domain-containing protein, with protein MKKHFAIILFFSIFLLHTQALSEPLHIVTLQYPPYEYEENGEIKGMATELIREVFRRMNQPIKIELLPWARALTMIELGQADAIYTAYKTSERELFADYSNQVLMPQVVSLFVLKDSPITFDGDFSKIQGYIIGTVLKVSYGEQFDEAVKNKVIDRIRVSYSGEENMQKLMDKQIDILVSNKYGAIYILKKIGKLDSVKELSPAVASPSSYIAFSKKRNLTSIRNQFDERLAEMEKDGTYAKIIVNFFKALE; from the coding sequence ATGAAAAAACATTTTGCAATTATTTTGTTTTTCAGTATTTTTTTATTACATACCCAAGCTTTGTCAGAACCATTACACATCGTTACCCTGCAATATCCTCCCTATGAGTATGAAGAAAACGGAGAGATAAAAGGTATGGCAACGGAACTTATCAGAGAAGTATTTCGCCGTATGAACCAGCCCATCAAAATTGAACTATTGCCGTGGGCAAGAGCACTTACTATGATTGAATTAGGACAAGCTGATGCAATTTATACTGCCTATAAAACATCCGAAAGAGAACTTTTTGCAGATTACTCAAATCAAGTTTTAATGCCCCAAGTTGTTTCCCTCTTTGTATTAAAAGATAGCCCCATAACCTTTGACGGAGACTTTTCCAAAATACAAGGATATATCATTGGAACAGTGCTTAAAGTCAGCTATGGCGAACAATTTGATGAAGCAGTAAAAAATAAAGTAATTGATAGAATCCGCGTATCGTATTCAGGTGAAGAAAATATGCAAAAGCTTATGGATAAACAAATTGATATACTTGTTAGCAATAAATATGGTGCTATTTATATCCTCAAAAAGATAGGTAAGTTGGATAGTGTAAAGGAATTATCTCCAGCCGTTGCGAGCCCTTCAAGCTATATAGCGTTCTCTAAAAAACGAAACTTAACTTCTATAAGAAACCAATTTGATGAAAGACTTGCAGAAATGGAAAAGGACGGTACTTATGCTAAAATTATTGTTAATTTTTTTAAAGCGTTGGAATGA
- the phoU gene encoding phosphate signaling complex protein PhoU: MPKHFHRELEKLKKNILTLGAMVEERVKMASITIETRDTELANKIIRTDYEIDDMEVEVEEECLKILALYQPVAVDLRFLITVIKINNDLERIADLAVNIAERMLIIAKYDKHIFTFDYSQMIKKTQYMLKKSLDSLVNLDTDSAIAVCNMDDEVDAIKDEAYDKIKDAIKEKPSYVGYLINLLLISRHLERIADHTTNIAEEVVYLVDGEIVRHGKADIEKNEMKKKG; encoded by the coding sequence ATGCCAAAACATTTTCACAGGGAGCTTGAAAAGCTAAAAAAAAATATTCTTACACTCGGGGCAATGGTTGAAGAACGCGTAAAAATGGCAAGTATAACGATCGAAACTCGGGATACAGAACTTGCAAACAAAATTATACGTACGGATTACGAAATAGATGATATGGAAGTAGAGGTAGAGGAAGAATGCCTTAAAATTCTCGCCCTATACCAACCAGTAGCTGTTGATTTACGATTTTTAATAACCGTCATAAAAATAAACAATGACCTTGAGCGAATTGCCGATTTGGCTGTAAATATTGCCGAACGAATGTTAATAATAGCTAAATATGATAAGCATATTTTTACTTTTGATTATTCTCAAATGATAAAAAAAACCCAATATATGCTAAAAAAAAGCCTTGATTCCCTTGTTAATTTGGATACTGACAGCGCAATAGCTGTTTGCAATATGGACGACGAAGTTGATGCAATAAAAGATGAAGCTTATGATAAAATAAAAGATGCAATAAAAGAGAAACCGTCTTATGTTGGATATTTAATTAATCTGCTTCTTATATCAAGGCATCTCGAGAGAATTGCTGATCATACAACAAATATTGCTGAAGAGGTAGTTTATCTGGTTGATGGTGAAATTGTGAGACATGGCAAAGCAGATATAGAAAAAAATGAGATGAAAAAAAAAGGATGA
- the mltG gene encoding endolytic transglycosylase MltG yields the protein MGKKKIAILILIFFIIGVFVCCLSALEIYSYSNRPASNEDKKSLINIYPGQSLNSIIADLIKIGAIESPFKFKLLARIKKADRKIKAGEYLLSTLMSPNEIIKKIVSGDIALYKLTIPEGYNLSQIALSVENAGFSSAREFLEAANDLNFIKEMKIPGDSFEGYLFPETYYFEKNVTPKQIISCMVKRFWEKFTPAFIERADNLGFSIHQIVTIASIIEKETGDESERPLISSVFHNRLKKKMRLESDPTVIYGIKDFNGNITKKDLAEPTPYNTYMMSGLPPGPIANPGFSSIEAALFPSNTDYIFFVSKNNKTHYFSNNIKDHNKAVIKYQKKKR from the coding sequence GTGGGGAAAAAAAAAATAGCAATTCTAATTTTAATATTTTTTATTATTGGAGTGTTTGTTTGTTGTTTATCGGCTTTAGAAATTTACTCCTATTCAAACAGACCTGCTTCCAATGAAGATAAGAAGAGTTTAATAAATATATATCCGGGTCAAAGTTTAAATTCAATCATAGCTGATTTAATAAAAATAGGAGCTATAGAGAGTCCTTTTAAGTTTAAACTACTCGCTCGAATAAAAAAAGCTGATCGAAAAATTAAAGCAGGGGAATATTTGCTATCGACTTTAATGTCTCCGAATGAAATTATTAAAAAAATAGTTAGCGGAGATATTGCACTTTATAAGCTCACAATTCCAGAAGGCTATAATTTAAGCCAGATTGCACTATCTGTGGAAAACGCTGGTTTTTCATCAGCTCGTGAATTTCTTGAAGCCGCTAATGATTTAAACTTTATAAAAGAAATGAAAATTCCAGGTGATTCTTTTGAAGGCTATTTATTCCCAGAGACTTATTACTTTGAAAAAAATGTAACTCCAAAGCAAATTATTTCTTGCATGGTAAAACGGTTTTGGGAAAAATTTACTCCTGCATTTATTGAAAGAGCTGATAACCTTGGATTTTCAATTCATCAGATTGTAACTATAGCCTCAATAATAGAAAAAGAAACAGGGGATGAATCTGAACGTCCTCTTATATCTTCCGTTTTTCATAATCGGTTAAAAAAGAAAATGAGACTCGAAAGCGACCCTACTGTAATATATGGAATAAAAGATTTTAATGGCAATATAACAAAAAAAGATTTAGCTGAACCAACTCCTTACAATACCTACATGATGTCAGGTCTTCCTCCTGGGCCTATTGCAAACCCTGGCTTTAGCTCTATTGAAGCTGCCCTTTTTCCATCAAATACTGATTATATTTTTTTTGTTTCAAAAAATAATAAAACTCACTATTTTTCAAATAATATAAAAGATCATAATAAAGCTGTAATAAAATATCAAAAAAAGAAACGATAA
- a CDS encoding phosphate ABC transporter ATP-binding protein produces the protein MGQNVKDNESEPEKPLKMFSKNLNFYYGKIQALYDITLEFKQNDVTALIGPSGCGKSTFLRCLNRMNDLIPIAKVEGCVRLDNSDIYRSSVDVVALRRRIGMVFQKPNPFPKSIFENVAYGLKVNGIKDKKYVSHRVEESLVQSALWDEVKDRLHESALGLSGGQQQRLCIARALAVKPEVILMDEPASALDPIATQKIEDLIHQLKQEYTIIIVTHNMQQAARVSDVTAFFYMGKLIESGETDSIFTRPKLKQTEDYITGRFG, from the coding sequence ATGGGGCAAAATGTTAAGGATAATGAATCTGAGCCTGAAAAACCTTTAAAAATGTTTTCAAAAAACTTAAATTTTTATTATGGCAAAATTCAGGCTCTTTACGATATTACATTAGAATTTAAACAGAATGATGTTACAGCTCTCATTGGGCCATCAGGATGCGGAAAAAGTACATTTTTGCGTTGCTTAAATAGAATGAATGATCTGATCCCTATAGCTAAAGTTGAAGGATGTGTTCGTCTTGATAATTCCGATATATATAGATCTTCAGTTGATGTTGTTGCACTTAGAAGGCGTATAGGTATGGTTTTTCAAAAACCTAACCCTTTTCCTAAATCAATCTTTGAAAATGTAGCTTATGGCTTAAAAGTAAATGGGATTAAAGATAAAAAATATGTCTCACATAGAGTAGAAGAAAGCTTAGTTCAATCGGCATTATGGGACGAAGTGAAGGATCGGCTACATGAATCAGCATTAGGCCTGTCTGGTGGGCAGCAGCAACGTTTATGCATTGCAAGAGCTCTTGCCGTTAAACCTGAAGTAATTTTAATGGATGAGCCTGCTTCTGCTCTTGATCCAATAGCTACACAAAAAATTGAAGACTTGATTCATCAGTTAAAACAAGAATATACTATTATTATTGTTACTCACAATATGCAGCAGGCAGCTCGAGTATCAGACGTTACAGCCTTTTTTTATATGGGTAAACTAATTGAATCAGGAGAAACAGATTCTATATTTACAAGACCTAAACTTAAACAAACAGAAGATTATATAACCGGTAGATTCGGATGA
- a CDS encoding FadR family transcriptional regulator has protein sequence MKTKFDPVEKIKASEQVADMLLKSILQGEIRPGNKLPPERVLATQFSVTRTTLREALKKLEQLKLIVIRQGQGIIVEDFHNASIDLLFYLLKVDGAIDLKILENILEARELFGTDVVRLAAKRADENDIKQMSDLMANLVKATDPATLQQLDFEFFRLLALASKNMVYILLMNTIKVIHDKHLKLFLPLSLELNTSIQQQILEAVRNGDEEKAAKKAGEFLQTGIELLKFFKSTSM, from the coding sequence ATGAAAACAAAATTTGACCCAGTTGAAAAGATTAAAGCTTCTGAACAGGTTGCTGATATGTTATTGAAGTCTATTTTACAGGGAGAGATCCGTCCTGGGAATAAATTACCTCCAGAGCGAGTACTTGCAACGCAATTCAGCGTAACTCGGACTACTTTGCGTGAAGCTCTTAAAAAGCTTGAACAATTAAAGCTGATTGTTATTCGTCAGGGTCAGGGCATTATTGTTGAAGATTTTCATAATGCCAGCATAGATTTACTATTCTATTTACTAAAGGTAGATGGTGCAATCGATTTAAAAATTTTGGAAAATATTTTGGAAGCTCGTGAGCTTTTTGGGACAGATGTGGTAAGACTCGCGGCAAAAAGAGCTGATGAAAATGATATTAAACAAATGAGCGACTTGATGGCAAATTTGGTTAAAGCAACGGATCCAGCTACATTGCAGCAGTTAGATTTCGAATTTTTTCGACTACTCGCATTGGCCAGCAAAAATATGGTTTATATTCTTTTAATGAATACCATTAAGGTAATCCATGATAAACATTTAAAACTATTTTTACCCTTATCTTTGGAGTTAAATACATCAATACAGCAGCAAATATTGGAAGCTGTAAGGAATGGAGATGAGGAAAAAGCAGCTAAAAAAGCTGGAGAATTTTTACAAACCGGTATCGAGTTACTTAAATTTTTTAAGTCAACTTCGATGTAA